One genomic window of Oncorhynchus kisutch isolate 150728-3 linkage group LG24, Okis_V2, whole genome shotgun sequence includes the following:
- the mad2l2 gene encoding mitotic spindle assembly checkpoint protein MAD2B, translated as MGERRFQHSAHNTSTSVFSRYQCAPYKRHNQATTRSSGCKQIYRRCSHQKMTTLTRQDLNFGQVVADILCEFLEVAIHLILYVREVYPSGIFQKRKKYNVPVQMSCHPELNQYIHDTLHCVKPLIEKNDAEKVVVVIMDKEHHPVERFVFEISQPPLLSISSDTLLSHVEQLLRAVILKISVCDAVLENNPPGCTFTVLVHTREAATRNMEKVQVIKDFPWIVADEQEVHMQEPRLIPLKTMTSDIVKMQLYVEERAQKAS; from the exons atggggGAACGGAGGTTTCAACACAGCGCACACAATACGTCAACTAGTGTGTTTTCAAGATATCAGTGTGCGCCATACAAACGTCATAACCAAGCGACGACAAGAAGCAGTGGATGTAAACAAATATACAGACGTTGCAG CCACCAGAAAATGACAACGCTAACAAGACAAGACCTCAATTTTGGACAAG TGGTGGCTGACATCTTGTGTGAGTTTTTGGAAGTGGCTATTCATCTCATCCTCTATGTACGAGAGGTGTACCCATCTGGAATATTCCAGAAGAGAAAGAAATACAATGTACCTGTACAG ATGTCATGCCACCCAGAGCTGAACCAATACATCCATGATACTCTTCACTGTGTAAAACCCCTCATTGAGAAG AATGATGCAGAGAAAGTGGTTGTGGTCATCATGGACAAAGAGCATCATCCAGTTGAGAGATTTGTCTTTGAGATTTCACAGCCTCCTCTTTtatccatcag CTCTGATACATTGCTGTCACACGTGGAACAGTTACTGAGGGCGGTTATCCTGAAGATCAGTGTATGTGATGCAGTTCTGGAAAACAACCCACCGG GATGTACGTTTACAGTGCTGGTCCACACCAGGGAGGCTGCCACCCGCAACATGGAGAAGGTTCAGGTCATCAAG GATTTTCCATGGATAGTTGCAGATGAGCAGGAAGTACACATGCAGGAGCCCAGACTCATACCCCTGAAGACCATGACATCAGACATTGTGAAA ATGCAACTGTATGTGGAGGAGAGGGCACAAAAGGCTTCATAG